A stretch of the Capsicum annuum cultivar UCD-10X-F1 chromosome 10, UCD10Xv1.1, whole genome shotgun sequence genome encodes the following:
- the LOC107844727 gene encoding probable mediator of RNA polymerase II transcription subunit 26b, whose protein sequence is MANICEKLSKWREYFVSSKTNIFEIIELAIIISAIDHPKEFKLKRDRVAQLLFSCKITRGNGCDKVEFVVPNADNVVTHADKDVQNTVNVDVDEEEPENSSDEEEEESRINKEVLRNKSIIDDYRNETDLSVYASLRELRKMDLTLETLKATGIGKSVNALRKHKSANIQNLAKKMVENWSEMVNEYCLKAQAAFADTERIPESPKATVAGEEEERLPSMPLEDLSFVLNQATSFTLSRVLDGLDDDGNALSSGQTNNHREVGRKASNPVSRQQNVTAAPEANPVRRQQNVTAAPNESNPVRRQQNVTAAPEANPVRRQQNLTAASKVSNLVSRQQNVTAAPEANPVRRQQNVIAASKVSNPVSRHQNVTAAPEAKPVRRHQNVTAAPNVSNPVRRQQNVTVAPKDKKGDHQKKQTSLAKPNKPPGDNSMPGRPIKPTFQRKLNNDDMKFQHKSDRSKIQTRPVPTQPNKLKRPEEDAEQVKLEAAKRKLQERYQEVERAKRQRMVQVVELCDMHKKEHPKHGPRARNPHMRPANHNRPLVNRRQ, encoded by the exons ATGGCGAATATTTGTGAAAAACTTAGCAAATGGAGGGAATATTTTGTTTcatcaaaaacaaatatatttgaaataattgagCTTGCTATAATTATTTCAGCTATAGATCATCCAAAAGAATTCAAATTGAAAAGAGATAGAGTTGCTCAATTGCTTTTTTCATGTAAAATCACTAGGGGTAATGGTTGTGACAAGGTTGAATTTGTTGTACCAAATGCTGATAACGTTGTAACGCATGCTGATAAAGATGTACAAAATACCGTCAATGTTGATGTTGATGAGGAGGAACCTGAGAACTCGAGcgatgaggaagaagaagagtcGCGAATTAATAAGGAGGTTTTAAGGAACAAGAGTATCATCGATGACTATCGAAACGAG ACTGATTTGAGTGTATACGCGAGCTTGAGGGAGCTCAGAAAGATGGATTTAACTCTGGAGACTCTGAAG GCTACAGGCATTGGAAAGTCTGTTAACGCTCTCAGAAAGCACAAGTCAGCGAATATTCAGAATCTGGCCAAGAAAATGGTTGA AAACTGGAGTGAAATGGTGAACGAATACTGTTTGAAAGCTCAAGCAGCATTTGCAG ATACAGAAAGGATCCCTGAATCTCCGAAAGCAACTGTTGCTGGTGAAGAGGAAGAAAGACTTCCTTCCATGCCTTTGGAGGACTTATCTTTCGTGTTGAATCAGGCCACTTCATTTACATTATCACGG GTCTTGGATGGCCTGGATGATGACGGAA ATGCTTTAAGCAGCGGCCAAACTAATAACCACCGTGAAGTTGGCCGAAAGGCCAGCAATCCTGTCAGCAGGCAGCAGAATGTCACTGCTGCTCCGGAGGCCAATCCTGTAAGGAGGCAGCAGAACGTCACTGCTGCTCCGAATGAAAGTAATCCAGTCAGGAGGCAGCAGAATGTAACTGCTGCTCCGGAGGCCAATCCTGTCAGGAGGCAGCAGAACCTCACTGCCGCTTCGAAGGTCAGTAATCTAGTCAGCAGGCAGCAGAATGTCACTGCTGCTCCGGAGGCCAATCCTGTCAGGAGGCAGCAGAACGTCATTGCTGCTTCGAAGGTCAGTAATCCAGTCAGCAGGCATCAGAATGTCACTGCTGCTCCGGAGGCCAAACCTGTCAGGAGGCATCAGAACGTCACTGCTGCTCCGAATGTCAGTAATCCAGTCAGGAGGCAGCAGAACGTCACTGTTGCTCCGAAAGACAAGAAGGGCGACCATCAAAAGAAACAAACATCACTTGCCAAACCAAACAAGCCTCCTGGAGACAATTCTATGCCCGGAAGACCGATAAAACCAACATTCCAACGGAAGCTCAACAATGATGACATGAAATTCCAGCATAAATCCGACAGAAGCAAAATTCAGACGAGGCCTGTGCCTACTCAACCAAAT AAGCTGAAACGTCCAGAAGAGGATGCAGAACAAGTGAAACTTGAGGCGGCAAAGAGAAAGCTCCAGGAGCGTTATCAAGAAGTTGAAAGAG CGAAAAGGCAGCGGATGGTTCAGGTAGTGGAGTTGTGCGACATGCACAAG